AGGCCCACGACCGCGGACAGGACGGTGTTGAGCAGCCACCCGGTCAGCGCCCCGAGGGCCCCGCCGACGGCGTCGTGGACGGCGACCTCCCAGTGGTGGACCAGGTCGTACGGCGCGTGCAGCGCGTGGCCGATCCCGGTGCCCTCGAGCAGGCCGTCGTGGCCACCGATCTCGTAGAGGCTGACCAGGAAGATGTGGCCACCTACCCAGAGCATCGCAAGGGTGCCGATGAAGGAGATGGCCGCGAGGAGCCGCGGCATCGCGGCGACGAGGGCGAGCCCGACCCGCTGGGAACCCTTGGACGGCTTCTCCGCGAGGTGGAGGCCGACGTCGTCCATCTTCACGATCAGCGCCACGACGCCGTAGACGAGGACGGTGATGAGCACGGCGACGACCGCGAGCACGATCGCCCGCATCCAGATGCTGGCGTCGGCGTCGGAGCTGACCACCTCCTTCAGCGCGATGACCATGATCTCGGCGCTGAGGATGAAGTCGGTGCGGACGGCCTGCGCCACGGTGCGCTTCTCGTGCTCCGGGGTGAACTCGCCCTGCTCGGAGACCGCCGCCTCCGCCTCGGATCCGTGGCCGCTGAGGCGCTCGTGGACCTTGTGGGCGCCCTCGTAGGCGAG
This region of Nocardioides palaemonis genomic DNA includes:
- a CDS encoding DUF808 domain-containing protein, encoding MAGGLFALLDDVAALARIAAASVDDVGAAAGRASAKAAGVVVDDTAVTPQYLHGSAAERELPIIKQIAIGSLRNKLLFILPAAVLLGQYLPQLLPVILIFGGAFLAYEGAHKVHERLSGHGSEAEAAVSEQGEFTPEHEKRTVAQAVRTDFILSAEIMVIALKEVVSSDADASIWMRAIVLAVVAVLITVLVYGVVALIVKMDDVGLHLAEKPSKGSQRVGLALVAAMPRLLAAISFIGTLAMLWVGGHIFLVSLYEIGGHDGLLEGTGIGHALHAPYDLVHHWEVAVHDAVGGALGALTGWLLNTVLSAVVGLVVGFAILFALRPLGIGGHGDEGHHEQPTDELPEDSPKA